One Heliomicrobium gestii genomic region harbors:
- a CDS encoding D-sedoheptulose 7-phosphate isomerase has product MAVVIDRIDEHQAVISKMKESIEQPLLQLAAVATDTLRRGKKIVLLGNGGSAADCQHIAAELVGRFQRQRRALPAIALTTDTSILTAVGNDFGIEAIFVRQVEALVQEKDLVIALSTSGSSPNVLLAVEAARAKQAITAGLTGAKGGALAELCDLAIQAPSDVAARIQEAHILIGHILCELIEKEFADGR; this is encoded by the coding sequence ATGGCTGTGGTGATCGACCGAATCGATGAGCATCAAGCCGTGATAAGCAAAATGAAGGAGAGCATCGAGCAACCGCTCTTGCAACTGGCAGCCGTGGCGACGGACACGCTCAGGCGGGGGAAGAAGATCGTCCTGCTCGGAAATGGCGGCAGCGCCGCCGATTGTCAACACATCGCCGCCGAACTGGTCGGCCGGTTCCAGCGACAACGGCGGGCCTTGCCAGCCATCGCCTTGACGACGGACACGTCGATCCTGACGGCGGTGGGCAACGACTTCGGCATTGAGGCGATTTTTGTCCGCCAAGTGGAGGCGCTCGTCCAGGAGAAGGACCTCGTTATCGCTCTTTCCACGAGCGGGAGCAGCCCCAACGTGCTCCTCGCCGTCGAAGCGGCGCGGGCGAAACAGGCCATAACGGCCGGGCTGACGGGCGCAAAAGGCGGGGCGCTGGCCGAGCTTTGCGACCTTGCGATCCAGGCGCCCTCCGATGTGGCGGCGCGCATCCAGGAGGCCCACATCCTGATCGGCCATATCCTCTGTGAGTTGATTGAAAAGGAATTTGCCGATGGTCGATGA
- a CDS encoding nucleoside-diphosphate sugar epimerase/dehydratase, whose amino-acid sequence MKKRMIDHVRLLLEGKNKKVVLFGTGSASHKVVALLKGIGYDIRFYVDNNETKWGQTIGGLPVENPEKLISLPCDEYMIFVCSSYYPEISRQLNGYGLLAEEHYVNGLAIYEEMAGRDSGEKERLLANSMLLGKLNAERVKGLKNVGALREAEFKVFSQSGEDGIIQYLLANTEIDDEVFVEFGVQDYTEANTRFLLQNDNWRGLVLDNDPSYVESIQNDAICWKHDLSVRCAHVTKDNINQLIGDAGITGDIGLLSVDIDGNDYWVWQAIEVISPRIVICEYNSVFGDTLPVTVPYNEQFNRTTAHYSNLYFGASLPALCLLAEAKGYDFVGSNSIGSNAFFIRKDVPHRLKALTAKEGYVCSKFRESRDERGKLSYLSGDARRKAIEHLDVVHVQSRQVAPLSHFIETSKP is encoded by the coding sequence ATGAAAAAACGCATGATCGACCATGTGCGCTTGTTGCTGGAAGGCAAAAACAAAAAAGTGGTCCTCTTTGGAACCGGCAGCGCCAGCCATAAAGTGGTCGCCTTATTGAAAGGCATCGGCTATGACATCCGGTTTTACGTGGACAACAACGAGACCAAATGGGGGCAAACCATCGGCGGCCTGCCCGTTGAAAACCCGGAGAAGCTGATCTCCCTCCCGTGCGATGAGTACATGATTTTCGTCTGCAGCAGCTACTACCCCGAGATCTCCCGGCAATTGAATGGGTATGGTCTCCTGGCGGAAGAGCACTATGTGAACGGCCTCGCCATCTATGAGGAAATGGCAGGACGGGATTCAGGCGAAAAGGAACGGCTGCTTGCCAATTCCATGCTGTTAGGGAAGCTGAATGCCGAGCGCGTCAAAGGGCTAAAGAACGTGGGCGCCTTGCGGGAAGCCGAGTTCAAGGTCTTTTCCCAATCGGGCGAAGACGGGATCATCCAGTACCTGCTGGCCAACACGGAGATCGACGACGAGGTCTTTGTGGAGTTCGGCGTCCAGGACTATACAGAAGCCAATACGCGCTTTTTGTTGCAAAATGACAACTGGAGAGGCCTGGTCCTTGACAATGATCCCTCTTATGTGGAGTCCATCCAGAACGACGCGATCTGTTGGAAGCACGACTTGTCGGTCCGTTGCGCCCATGTGACCAAGGATAACATCAATCAACTGATCGGCGATGCCGGCATCACCGGCGACATCGGCCTGTTGAGTGTCGACATCGACGGCAACGACTACTGGGTGTGGCAAGCCATCGAGGTCATCTCGCCGCGGATCGTCATCTGCGAATACAACAGCGTCTTTGGCGATACGCTGCCGGTCACCGTTCCCTATAACGAACAGTTTAACCGCACGACGGCCCATTACTCGAACCTCTACTTCGGCGCGTCCCTCCCTGCCCTGTGCCTGCTGGCAGAGGCGAAGGGCTATGACTTTGTCGGCTCCAACAGCATCGGCTCCAACGCCTTCTTCATCCGCAAGGATGTGCCTCATCGGCTCAAGGCGCTGACCGCCAAAGAAGGCTATGTGTGCAGCAAGTTTCGCGAATCGAGAGACGAGCGCGGGAAACTGAGCTATCTCTCCGGCGATGCCCGGCGCAAGGCGATCGAGCACCTCGATGTGGTCCATGTGCAAAGCCGGCAGGTGGCGCCGCTGTCGCATTTCATAGAAACCAGTAAGCCATAG
- a CDS encoding glycosyltransferase family protein translates to MNAYAPIALFVYKRPNHTRKTLESLRRCPEAAESELFVFCDGPKAEDDGAAIQETRQVVREQSWCKEVTVIESDHNRGLAASVIGGVTEIVNRFGQVIVLEDDLRLSPAFLRFMNASLARYSDDPKVMHVSGYMHPIDVAWAKDALFLPIMSSWGWATWKRAWDRFDPDCAGVERLFLDHGLRRAFDIDDGYSQTTMLLRQLSGQIDSWAIRWYWSMFTHGGVSLFPKNSLVVNRGMDGTGTHCAAIDSVQEQRIDGGAIGRKETIDFPETTEWDPVIFEQVSAFFRRTYGHYWTGDLDIASLRTQLLGRPVAIFGSGSLGRQLYTLLKKVGVPVNCYVDNDRSKWKETLDGLPIQSPDAVGRETFFFIASSWKQEIAAQLTGAGYSEKKDFLCWN, encoded by the coding sequence ATGAACGCCTACGCGCCGATCGCCTTGTTTGTCTATAAACGGCCCAACCACACCCGCAAGACGCTGGAATCGCTCCGGCGCTGCCCTGAGGCAGCGGAAAGCGAACTCTTTGTCTTTTGCGACGGCCCGAAAGCAGAGGATGACGGAGCGGCCATTCAAGAGACGCGGCAGGTCGTCCGAGAACAATCCTGGTGCAAAGAGGTCACCGTCATCGAATCCGACCACAACCGGGGGCTGGCCGCTTCGGTGATCGGCGGTGTGACCGAGATTGTCAACCGTTTCGGCCAGGTGATCGTCCTGGAAGACGACTTACGCCTTTCACCGGCCTTTCTCCGGTTCATGAACGCCTCCCTGGCTCGATACAGCGATGACCCCAAGGTGATGCATGTGTCCGGTTATATGCATCCTATCGATGTGGCATGGGCCAAAGATGCCTTGTTTCTCCCGATCATGTCCTCTTGGGGCTGGGCCACCTGGAAACGGGCCTGGGATCGCTTCGATCCCGACTGTGCCGGTGTGGAACGGCTCTTCCTCGATCACGGATTGCGCAGGGCCTTTGACATCGATGACGGCTATTCCCAGACGACCATGCTGTTGCGGCAGCTATCGGGCCAAATCGATTCCTGGGCGATCCGCTGGTACTGGTCCATGTTTACCCATGGCGGGGTCAGCCTGTTCCCGAAGAACAGTCTCGTCGTCAACCGGGGGATGGACGGAACGGGGACCCACTGCGCCGCCATCGACAGCGTCCAAGAACAGCGCATCGATGGCGGCGCGATCGGGCGGAAGGAGACCATCGACTTTCCCGAGACGACGGAATGGGACCCGGTGATCTTCGAACAGGTGAGCGCCTTTTTTCGCCGGACCTATGGGCACTACTGGACCGGCGATCTCGATATCGCGTCCTTGCGGACGCAACTGCTGGGACGGCCGGTGGCGATTTTCGGCTCTGGCAGCCTGGGAAGGCAGTTGTACACGCTCCTGAAGAAGGTGGGCGTGCCTGTCAACTGTTACGTCGACAATGACCGGTCGAAATGGAAGGAGACCTTGGACGGACTCCCGATCCAAAGCCCCGACGCCGTGGGGAGAGAGACCTTCTTTTTTATCGCCTCATCATGGAAGCAGGAGATCGCGGCGCAACTGACCGGCGCCGGCTATTCTGAAAAGAAGGATTTTCTTTGTTGGAACTGA
- a CDS encoding SDR family oxidoreductase → MTHKLLVIGASGLIGRHVFTLAQKEGFDVIGTRCSNGNPAFRPYNLLEDDIADVMPASFLPTSDAASCHAVICAAVPKIDYCFTHREESRQMHVERTLRLVKRLDAWGVKTIYISSDTVFDGVRGYYDESMPPNPICEYGRQKADVEAAYEEFFPNHLVLRLSVIVGDDPAEGHILSRWHQSRVATGQITCIEGQILSPTYVGDVAEGVIRSIEGNLSGLYHLANSEFFTGEELARQFLFGLGESAKVIPKTPGEIGLLDRRPQKTYLNGSRFRQATAMSFTSMSEVFRRFRQRAGAEEGQISLL, encoded by the coding sequence ATGACCCACAAGCTGCTGGTCATCGGCGCTTCGGGATTGATCGGAAGGCATGTCTTTACCCTAGCGCAAAAAGAAGGGTTCGATGTGATCGGGACCCGATGCTCCAACGGGAACCCCGCCTTTCGCCCCTATAACCTGCTCGAAGACGATATCGCAGACGTAATGCCGGCGTCTTTTTTGCCCACCTCGGACGCCGCGTCCTGTCATGCGGTGATCTGCGCCGCAGTCCCCAAGATCGACTACTGTTTCACCCACCGGGAAGAGAGCAGGCAGATGCATGTGGAGCGAACCCTCCGACTGGTCAAGCGATTGGACGCCTGGGGCGTAAAGACGATCTACATTTCTTCCGATACGGTATTTGACGGGGTGCGGGGCTATTATGACGAATCGATGCCGCCCAATCCCATCTGCGAGTATGGGAGGCAGAAGGCAGACGTTGAAGCCGCCTATGAGGAGTTCTTTCCGAACCACCTCGTCCTGCGCCTCAGCGTGATCGTCGGGGACGATCCTGCCGAAGGGCACATCCTGTCGCGCTGGCATCAAAGCCGGGTCGCGACCGGGCAGATCACATGCATCGAAGGGCAGATCCTATCGCCGACCTATGTGGGCGATGTGGCGGAAGGTGTGATTCGCTCCATTGAGGGAAACCTGAGCGGCCTCTATCACCTGGCAAACAGCGAGTTCTTCACCGGTGAGGAGTTGGCGCGACAGTTTCTCTTCGGCCTCGGCGAGAGCGCGAAGGTCATCCCGAAAACGCCCGGCGAGATCGGTTTGCTCGATCGACGTCCGCAAAAAACCTACCTTAACGGGAGTCGCTTTCGTCAGGCCACAGCCATGTCCTTCACCTCGATGAGTGAGGTTTTCCGGCGATTTCGACAGCGCGCCGGCGCAGAAGAGGGTCAAATCAGTCTTCTTTAG
- a CDS encoding TIGR04372 family glycosyltransferase — protein sequence MTYIETFPLHIDFFLDNDAKKWGTVIAGRTIVSPSDLSASGREKPFVVIASSYFTEISEQLRRLGFIADVDYINGLEDFVPIHADLGKGIEDVAEVVERLVNDKTVIRLFRPLTGMAKWLLSIAGISVDIRCLWTRAIGHLALNSELYFRKKTITAGKAGQLDVLISPQRIIANRYLYEMIKRKKRVVENPFAILFWILLTKKENKKWSFYDYVIPYLREHAVLREAPQPQIIQFNPDEERKGRQILAEMGLSPAEAFVCFHSRDSAYQNQTYDKNTYDWKTANSRNNSIENYLAAADYLTGCGLPVLRMGAVVEKALATGNRRIIDYASTCRTEFGDIYLLSRCKFLLGSDSGPTSLVWAASVPAAVANQTIILTPPFGPKDLFILKKLWHNREKRFLTFKEQIEWELQLKNYLDQLYEREITPIENSPEEILDLATEMNERIDGRWVPAEEDEQLQRAFWDLFPKDNPCRHHTARVGARFLRQNVDLLRG from the coding sequence TTGACCTACATCGAAACGTTTCCGTTACATATCGATTTTTTTCTCGACAATGACGCGAAAAAATGGGGGACTGTGATCGCCGGAAGGACGATCGTGAGTCCCTCTGATCTATCGGCCTCCGGACGGGAAAAACCCTTTGTGGTGATCGCCTCTTCCTACTTTACAGAAATCTCAGAACAACTGCGGCGGTTGGGCTTCATCGCAGATGTCGATTACATCAACGGGCTGGAAGACTTTGTGCCGATCCATGCCGACCTGGGAAAGGGCATTGAGGATGTCGCTGAGGTGGTGGAACGCCTCGTCAATGACAAAACCGTCATTCGCTTGTTTCGCCCCCTGACGGGAATGGCGAAATGGTTGCTGTCCATCGCAGGGATATCTGTCGATATTCGCTGTTTATGGACAAGAGCGATCGGACACCTGGCCTTGAACTCGGAGCTGTATTTTCGGAAGAAAACGATAACCGCCGGTAAAGCAGGACAACTCGATGTGTTGATCAGCCCGCAAAGGATCATCGCCAACCGGTATCTTTACGAGATGATCAAAAGAAAAAAAAGGGTTGTGGAAAACCCCTTCGCCATACTCTTTTGGATTTTGCTGACCAAAAAAGAGAACAAAAAATGGTCCTTTTACGATTACGTCATCCCCTATCTTCGGGAACATGCGGTGCTGCGAGAGGCGCCGCAGCCGCAGATCATCCAGTTCAATCCCGATGAAGAGCGAAAGGGCAGGCAGATCCTCGCCGAGATGGGCCTTTCACCGGCAGAGGCCTTTGTCTGTTTTCATAGCCGCGACAGCGCCTATCAAAATCAAACCTATGATAAGAACACCTATGATTGGAAAACAGCCAATTCGCGGAACAACAGCATTGAAAACTACCTGGCCGCAGCCGATTATCTGACCGGCTGTGGGCTTCCCGTCCTGCGCATGGGCGCCGTCGTGGAAAAAGCGCTCGCCACCGGCAACCGGCGCATCATCGATTACGCGTCGACCTGCCGGACCGAATTTGGCGATATTTATTTGCTATCGCGATGCAAATTCTTGTTGGGTTCCGATTCCGGGCCGACTTCCCTGGTCTGGGCAGCCAGTGTGCCCGCCGCTGTGGCCAATCAGACCATCATCCTCACGCCGCCCTTTGGCCCCAAGGATCTGTTCATCTTAAAAAAACTCTGGCATAACCGGGAGAAGCGTTTTCTCACCTTTAAGGAACAGATTGAATGGGAACTCCAGCTAAAAAATTACCTGGATCAGTTGTATGAACGGGAGATCACGCCCATTGAGAACAGCCCCGAGGAGATTCTCGACTTGGCCACTGAGATGAACGAACGGATCGACGGCAGATGGGTTCCAGCCGAAGAGGATGAGCAGTTGCAGCGAGCCTTCTGGGATCTCTTTCCCAAGGACAATCCCTGCCGGCATCATACAGCTCGTGTCGGCGCCCGTTTCCTTCGCCAAAACGTGGATTTGTTGAGAGGGTGA
- a CDS encoding radical SAM/SPASM domain-containing protein, which produces MYPRSEQNDQLAGRIGLTDLSQCELFPKYFEIETVNLCNARCIMCTIDKWEKKASPFMSMELFHKFAEEVGQYRDWIETICLNRDGEPTLDKDLPLRVKMLKDGGIKRVTMSTNGQRLDADLAERLLAAGLNDIMISIDGCTKETFEGIRRGLQFETVVENAQNFIRLRDKGNHLCTVRIRMVVMEENQHEVEPWLAFWSPLLRAGDKAYAMPAHTWGNQLSPEEEAEISRFSAHPCISPFSSMAMHVDGTVGICAVDYNVKFPMGDFRRQSIKEIWNGEAFRNVRSFHATQRRNEIDFCRGCHIWDRQYHYADKE; this is translated from the coding sequence CAAGTACTTTGAGATTGAGACGGTAAACCTGTGCAACGCCCGCTGCATCATGTGCACCATCGACAAATGGGAGAAAAAAGCCAGCCCCTTTATGTCCATGGAACTGTTCCACAAGTTTGCCGAGGAAGTGGGACAGTACCGTGATTGGATTGAGACGATCTGTTTGAACCGTGACGGGGAACCCACCTTGGACAAAGACCTGCCCCTGCGCGTCAAGATGTTGAAGGACGGGGGGATCAAACGGGTCACCATGTCGACGAATGGCCAGCGCCTTGATGCCGACTTGGCGGAACGCCTCCTGGCGGCTGGGCTGAACGACATCATGATCTCCATCGACGGCTGTACAAAGGAAACCTTTGAAGGCATCCGGCGGGGCTTGCAGTTTGAGACGGTCGTTGAAAACGCCCAAAACTTCATTCGCTTGCGGGACAAGGGGAACCATCTCTGCACGGTCCGCATTCGGATGGTCGTCATGGAAGAAAACCAGCATGAGGTGGAGCCATGGCTCGCCTTTTGGTCTCCCCTGCTCCGAGCGGGGGATAAGGCTTACGCCATGCCGGCCCACACCTGGGGAAACCAGTTGTCCCCGGAAGAGGAAGCCGAGATCAGCCGCTTCAGCGCCCATCCCTGCATCTCCCCCTTTTCATCAATGGCGATGCATGTCGATGGAACGGTGGGCATCTGCGCCGTTGATTACAATGTCAAATTTCCGATGGGGGATTTCCGGCGCCAGTCGATCAAGGAGATCTGGAACGGCGAGGCGTTCCGGAATGTCCGCTCCTTTCACGCGACCCAACGCCGAAACGAGATCGATTTCTGCCGCGGTTGCCATATCTGGGACCGGCAGTATCATTACGCCGATAAGGAATAA